tagCGGGTCATCAAAGCTATCCTCCATATTCTTAGTGGCATTGCCGTGATTAAGTGGGAAATCTAGAGCGATATTCACCCATGCCGAGAAGGGTGGAAGTCCGTGATGGCccataagaaaaaaagtaatatagAATAACTAATACCCTGTATTTATATCCACATCGTCAAGCTATCAAAGTAGAGTTgggccaaaaagaaaactttcaGAGCTTGGGGGTTCCATAGTCTATCCTCAGACAATACTTATGCAGTCCTTTGATTGGTCCAAAGCCCCACAACCCTCCGACCATATCATCTCCGCCAGAGCCTGTACCTCCATCGCCTCCTATGTATGGGCAATGAACAGTTTATTACAGCCCCAGAAATCACAAGAAATTAcaagaaacgaagaagaagaagcagcggcagcagcagcggcggcagaaaaagaagaagaagaagaagaagaagaagaagaagaagatcaaaggAAGGAGAATCAAGAAAACATAGAGAGAAGAGGAGTTCAAGATCAAGAACTCGCCATCGCCCCTCAGCTCGAGCTgccccaagaagaagaagatcaaaggAAGGAGAAGCAAGAAAACATAGAGAGGAGAGAAGGTCAAGATCAAGAGCTCAACGTTGCCCCTCGGCTTGACCCgccccaagaagaagaagaaagagcgaGATGTGAGTGGGACTTCCATCTCTCCGCCGTCGTCTCCACTGCCGCCGCATCCTCTTCCGACACTCTCGGCGTCATTGAATTTGACTCGCCTGGCGCGCTCATTGCCACCGGTGGGATTGCTCGGAAGATCAGGATTTACAGCTTGAGCTCTCTCGTGTCCCAAGAAAGTGACCAAACAACAACTGCATTTTCGGAGCACTCCAGTGCCTGCAGCTACTACATATGCACTCCGGCGAAGCTGAGCAGTCTCAGGTGGCGGCCCGGCTCAGGCAGCCGCGTCATTGGGTCTGGCGACTATGATGGGGTTATCACGGAGTATGACCTCGAGCGGCGGGTGCCGGTGTTCGAGCGTGATGAGCACGGCGGCCGACGGGTCTGGAGCGTGGACTACTCGAGCTCAGGTCCGGCCGTCGGGGCATCTGGGTCCGACGATGGGACAATGCAGCTCTGGGACCCACGCTGCAGCGACAGCGGGGGGTGCCTTTCCACGGTGCGGCCCGGAGAAGTGGGTCGGAGCACCGCCGTATGCAGCGTCGAGTTCAGCCCGTTCGACAGCACGACTGTGGCCGTCGGGTGCGCGGACCGGAGAGCCTACACCTATGACCTGCGCAACATGTCGGGCCCGGTCCGGGTCTTTGATGGGCATGCAAAGGCGGTGACCTACGCCAAGTTCCTTGGCGCGCAAGCGCTGGTGTCGGCTAGCATCGACAGCTGCCTGAAGCTGTGGAATGTGGCGGACGCGTGCGTGGTCCGCACATATCGGGGCCACGTGAACGCACGGAACTTCGTCGGGCTGTCCGTGTGGCGAGACGGCGGGTTGATCGCGTGTGGCTCAGAGAGCGACCAGGTGTTCGTGTACGACGCGAAGTGGGGCGAGCCCATCTGGGCCCACCGGTTCGAGCGCGGGTTCGTGAGCAGCGTGTGCTGGAGGCAGGCTGGCTCGGACAGGTGCACGCTCGTCGCGGGCGGGTCGGACGGTGTTTTGCAGCTCTTTGTGGGCACGAGGAAGGCATCATCATCACGAGGATGATCGTCTGAACGTATGATTCCACCACTGAAAGGCtcggaaatgaaagaaaattggTGAGTGAGGAAAGAATAGAAGCTCTTTATTTTTCAATCTTCTCTCTCCAGCTTATCGGTTAATGTTAGCATTACCATCTATTTCTTTCATGGAAATGCTCATGGTATTCTTCTTCATTGCATTATCTTATAGACGGTTCTTTAATCGATCTAGAGGTTGGAATCTTATCCTGTTGGACATACATCGGAAACGATGCGGTCAGgtccctttttttgtttttgtttttgttttattcttcttctgaacaacatttattttgtttttcttttccatcttttgtATGCCTAGGAATTGCCATGCATTGTGTTTCCTCGAGAGAATGGATAAGATTTTGGTCAGAATTCTTTTGGCAGCTTCCGCGTCACGAGCTGATGATTCTTCATAAAACCTATTTCCCGTTCTGTCTCTCtaaaattgtttctgctgtcttGAATTGATACTCAATAAAATCAAGCCTATGGCCAGTTTCTGCAGGTTGTAGTTTCTCTAATCTTTATGTAATGTAAACCTTTTCTTGATCTAAGCAACCAAATCAGTGAAATTTAATTAGAAGAAAAGGCGTTTTGGGTCTGAACTGGTGAGAATCCTTATTTCAACAATAGGAGTGTTTATTCACTCAATGCTAGAAAACGTTTTCACTAATTAGAATTTCTACACGTGCATATGTAAGAACAACTCGTTGGCTACTATTCTTAGGTAACTTTGCACTTGCAAGTGGCTGACTATTTTACTCAATTAGTTCTTGTACATGGTatgtaaatataaataagaatCGTTTCACTTCCATCAATTTTGTATCAAACTTCTGTCGTTGATGTAAGAGAATACAATTCTACAAGGGGAGAAGTGCATCAATTGACAACAGTAGAGAAAATTCCTCATGTACATGTAATCTTCCGAAAAGCTTAATGACATCCTCATTCAAAATGTAATTCAAGTGTGTAGAACATCATGCCTGGGCAATTGGTGCCTTCCCTGCCAAGTGATTTCCCAAAGATACCGGTTAAATTGCTTTGTCGGTTTCCTTTGAAAATTAGGAAGGAAAATATCCCTTATTGAGATGATAGTGAGATTCCctatatgataaaaataaaataaaaaagtgattAAAGTGAATAAAACcaataaaatacctaaaaaaaatataaaatttatgatttgtAATTATTCACACGATCACCAATTGAGTGATCATGATTAAAAGCTCCAATCGAGTAACATGGCCTCGAGATTTGTGACTCAAAAAGATCTACAGGACATTATCATTGCAAGCTTTGTGGCTCAAACCTATGGTTGTTGAAGCTCAAAGTAAGCGGCCATGGCTACGAGCTCgattcttaaaatattttttcttatccACATATATTGTATGGTGTATTTTTATCACTACTTTCTTCAAGTTTTCAATGATATAAATATTCCATGACAACCATATCAGGGTAATAAAGTGGCGCTAGAGAAAAATCAAGTCCCTAGCTAACCGTTtggtaaaagaaataaatttagaaaaattggaAGTCCATTTTATATGTGTTCTGCGCACATTGGGTATTTAGTATtctttatttatgaatttttaaatatcatttattttattttggacaATATTTCACTATCTAAAATTTGTAGTCAATTACCTCTTGGATttccttttcatgaataatgtCATTAAATTTGTTTCTTACACAAATACAAAACCATAATTTTTTGCTTTGGTTTCTGATGGTAGACAACATAAAATGGATGGCTTGGGTTACATCTTTACTTATCAATAGTAGCGGTCATGCAAGCACGCTCCTATCGTCAATGgttgaaaaagaaggagaaaatgaTCTCTAAATGAGGAATCGCCCATCTCGGCATgtatctgatttttttttttttttgcatgtatCTGATTTTGTGCATATCCATGTCTAAGTGATGCTAGCATCATGCGCATTTATGAACGTCTCAATCAGAAACAATAATTAGGTGCTTTTAAAGTTTTCCATTCTCATCCATCAAATCAATCACTTCGGAAAAAGTTTTGTAGCTTCCATTTATTTCTAGACATGTGGTTTCTACCTTTTTCAATACCTTCTTGGTATGGAAGTCGTCATGTGGTATTTGATTTCCGTATCCAAGTCATGCGAAAAATAGTCTTTTGTATATAAAGGGAAATAAGGTTTCTATTTTATATAAGGAAATCATGGCCATTTTCTTTCGGAATTTGTTCATTTATAATTACCTTTGGTAATAATATATAAGAGGGGATAgtttgtccaaaaagtcttaaacctattttaCGATAGCTggttaagtcctaaaccttttaattatgtcaatttagtttcgAACTTTCTGagaatttatcaatttaatcatgaatcttttttcttgtgttattttagtcctaaacctttagaggatttaccaatttaattataaacttattatttatatatttagccaaaatgattacattattaaatcatcaaaagattaagactaaattgacaaatcatcaaaaggtttatgattaaattgacaaattgtcaaaatgtttatgaacaaatttatacaattgaaagatttatgattgaattggcattcatacaatagatttagaactttttggacaatttttttatttaaaaaatattaaaaaagaacatttaaGAGAAAGACtaactatttaaaaatgcaaagaaaatctttatttcttcaagaccgttaatttgcattttagttCTATCTcagagaaattaattttaaatatacatAGTGCACATGCTAACTCTTAAAtcttttggagaaaactttATTGAGTgttgaaatatataaatattaaaccacactTTCTTCTAACAattcaaatttctaaaatagttgATAATGATATCACgaaatttcacatgaaattagaGTAGGACATCCTCAATTTATATATTTCTGGGTTTAAGCGAAATTTCAACCCGTGcgtcattttcaaggaaaataattagttttcatatgttattatttttaattcacggaaaatattttttttataaatcaattagtttTCCGCTGTCAAAATACTGAAAGGTCGAAATATAATATTTCGAaaacagctttttttttttccccgaacAAACTGACCACCTCAATATCATGCCTTCACGTCCCCTCACCTGTTAACTAAGAGTTGATTTGCATCTTTTTTTCGAAACAAAGAACGATACTGCTCATTCCAGCAAAACAACATGAAAAACATCATGGCCCAATTGAGATCTGACATACCAGCCAAAAGCGGTACCTTCGCAGATTATTCGTGCTTTAATGTCTCGACTAAACGAAGTTCTGATCATTATTAACAACATTCCTACCTTTACCTATGCTCTGTAGGTAAATATGTCCGGGGGAAGTGAAATACTTCACTATTCGCATAAGTCTCTTTAGGGGATTTGGCTTGGCATTCAAAAGGACTATAGACTTTCAAAGGCCTTTGTGCTAATCTGAGGTGTTTTGATAACATAACCTCAAAGACCTTGGGATAAAATTTAGCATCCCCATTGTAACTTCTACCAAGCACTGACAATATGTTTTTCTGGAATGTTGCTTTTAGGGGCAATatattttttactttcaattttgcCTTCATTAATATTTTCCTACTCCAATATTGCCCTCTTAGCTGCTGATCGTCTCTTTGCTCTCCGAAACTAACGCTCCAAATTCTGATTTGGGCTCATGAGTTTGACGCTCCGCCGAGAGAGTCGATGACGGTTGCGGGTCTGTTAGGCGAGATTTGGAGGGCCATAAGTCTGTCGAGTGAGAACTGGCAGTTCGAGGGCAGCCAAGGCTCGACAAGGGGCACGAGTCTAGGGTCGCTGATGATCGCATGATGCTGGTTGTGGGTCACTGAGCCTCGCCTGGTTGGCTCTGGTCACTTGCTCAGCGCTCACGTCAGGCTCGCCTGGTACCTTTGCCTCGCACAAGGCTCATGGACTTCAATAGCCATGCCCCCCATTCTttcccttcaatttttttttttacttcatatCCTTTGCCAAACGGTATACAGTTTAAATACACTTCGAATCAAAGATCATCAGGAAAATAACTTTGCATTTCCACAAAGCTCTCCTACTAAATGCTGCCTTCGTGCATAAACGATATGAGATAGTTTTTGTTTGTAATTGTAGCGTTGCGCATAAAATCCACGTACGAACAAGTGTTCCTTCATAATTCAGCTAATCTATCCATCTTGCAAGAACTTTTTTCGTTGCCAAATTGATACTACTGAAGTCGATGAAGTTTGAAATTTAGGTTATTGAATTGTTAAGTGTTCGAATATCGACGTAATGTGAATTTGCCCGAAGTCATTCCAATAAGAACCTCTGGGCCATTAATCTGACACAGCAAAAATTTGATTCATAAATTGTAAGTTTCACATGTTTTACgcatagaaaaaaattgattcattAACGTAAATTTCACATGTTTTTAAGCAAAAACTTCGCCTCTTTTCGGTCAGCAACATGCTCTAACATTGGCTAATGCACTTTTGCTTATGCGTGCAATAACAATGGCTAAAGAATGGTTATGGCATTCCACACGCACAGCGACAAAGGGCTTAAAAGAAGTATGCGGAATTGCTTAGTTGGGCCTCAAGGCATTTTGAGAGCCTACTTAAACCCATTGAAAGAAGCCCAGCccacaggagagagagagagagagagagagagagagagagagagagagagag
The sequence above is drawn from the Eucalyptus grandis isolate ANBG69807.140 chromosome 11, ASM1654582v1, whole genome shotgun sequence genome and encodes:
- the LOC104426965 gene encoding WD repeat-containing protein RUP2; its protein translation is MQSFDWSKAPQPSDHIISARACTSIASYVWAMNSLLQPQKSQEITRNEEEEAAAAAAAAEKEEEEEEEEEEEDQRKENQENIERRGVQDQELAIAPQLELPQEEEDQRKEKQENIERREGQDQELNVAPRLDPPQEEEERARCEWDFHLSAVVSTAAASSSDTLGVIEFDSPGALIATGGIARKIRIYSLSSLVSQESDQTTTAFSEHSSACSYYICTPAKLSSLRWRPGSGSRVIGSGDYDGVITEYDLERRVPVFERDEHGGRRVWSVDYSSSGPAVGASGSDDGTMQLWDPRCSDSGGCLSTVRPGEVGRSTAVCSVEFSPFDSTTVAVGCADRRAYTYDLRNMSGPVRVFDGHAKAVTYAKFLGAQALVSASIDSCLKLWNVADACVVRTYRGHVNARNFVGLSVWRDGGLIACGSESDQVFVYDAKWGEPIWAHRFERGFVSSVCWRQAGSDRCTLVAGGSDGVLQLFVGTRKASSSRG